The segment CTCGCCAAAATGCATTGATCGCTGATACTTCTTTTCGTACTAGAAATCTCAAAATGACTGCCAGTCCTAAAAGTGTCGCTAAACTGGCACCCACTGTTCCCCACCACCGAGTCAATATCCACGTAGCAAAAATCTTTACTAACAGACCGATCCCAGCACCTCTGATAGAAGAACGGAAACGATTCTGACTCTGCGCGATGCTTTGATACGCTTGGATCATCGCCATCAAAAAGACAGAAAAGACGAACAGTACCAATGTATCATTGCCGGCAAAATCTTTGAATAGAGCAAAGTTGATGTACGGCAACAGCAGGATCAGACCGGCAGTTGCCGCCAAAGCGATACTGGCGGTCAGCCGCAGATAGATCTTAGCCGAACGGAGAAAAAGCTGTTGATTTCGTTGGTGCAGATAATTCGTCAGAGCCGGCAAAAAAGTCGAACTCAATGCAGTCGCCGCTACCAGCCCTAGTTGGACCAGCGGCTGACCGCGATCATAGACCCCTTTAGCGATTCGAGCCGCCTGCTGGGTCATACCGTAACTTTCCAATGAATTGGCAATCAAAAACGAATCCACCAGTTGGAATAAAATCAACAGACCGCTGTAGATAAACAGCAATCCTCCCTCTACTAAAAAACGTCTGAATAAGACCGAATCATAACGGCCAAGCAACGGAAATTGGGTAAGATCCAGCTGTCCGCCATAGATCCGCCGATCATAATATCTCAAGATCAGCCAAGCAGTCCCGCCGCCGACGATCGCTCCTGCCATTGCTATCGTTCCCGTTTGATAGACAGACATTTGCCATAAATGAAAGGCGCCAGCCGCCAGCAAGATCACACTTACTCGCAACAGTTGTTCTGCCACTTGTGAGACTGCTGTCGGCACCATTCGCAGATTTCCTTGAAAATAACCGCGATAAAAAGACAAAGGGGGAACCAGAATGAACGCAAATGAAACTACCCGCACTAACGGGACCAGACTCATATTTCCCATCAGGTAAGCGATGATATACGCACCGAAAAAGGTTCCGCCCCATAAAACAAGCGATGTCCATAAGACGAGGGGATAAAGTTGTGACAAACCTTCCCGCTGCGCTTTAGGAGTAGATCTTTCAGCGATATATTTTGAAATAAACTGCGGCAGCCCCGACAATGCCAAGGTCATCGCCATCCCGTAGATAGGATAGACTTGTTGGTAGACGTAGAACCCTTCATCACCGACTAAATTTTGAAAAGGGACCCGGTAAACGGCACTCAGAAGTTTGGCGACAAAAGAGGCCAGCGTCAGGATAAACGCGCCTTGCATGATGGTCTTCATCTGATTTTGTCCCATGCCAGCGCCTCCTTATTTTTTCGTTTTATATTTCTCCGCCCGCAGCGCTTTGACGAAGTTTTGGACTTCTTGCAGCCAAACGATCTCCGACATATTTTTCGGCAATGTCAATGTGATCTGCATCTTTTCTTTTTCGACACCCATCCCCGCTTTTAATTTTGTTGCACTCAATGCTTCAAATATTTGTTCCACAGAGTAGGTCTTCGTCCCGACCTTGCTTAAAACAAAACGGATCTTCTGATCGATCTTGCGGATGGATTCTAGTAATGCCCGATCTCCATCCATTTTGATCTGGCCGACTGTCAGCAGATGTGCCACTTCGTCTGGATACTCACCAAAGCGATCCAGCAAGTCGTCTTGGATCTCGTCCAGCATCTCTTCTGTTTCCAATTCGCGGATCCGTTTGTAGATTTCGATTTTTTGCCGTTCGTCTTCGATATATGATCCCGGCAGATAGGCATCGATCCCCAGATCGATCTCCACAGAAGTTTTTTCTGTCTGGGTATTCTTGCCTTGTTTGCGTGCCACCGCTTCAGACAGCATTTGCGAATACATGTCGAAACCGACTGCATCGATAAAGCCATGCTGTTGGGCTCCTAATAGATTACCGGCACCGCGAATGGATAGATCCCGCATCGCGATCTTAAAGCCGGATCCCAATTCGGTAAAATCTTTGATGGCTTGCAGGCGCTTTTCACTGACTTCGTTCAAAACCTTTTGCGGCTCGTACATGAAATACGCATACGCCACACGATTGGAACGACCGACACGCCCCCGCAGTTGATAAAGAGTCGATAAGCCCATGTAATCGGCGTTTTCAACAAATAGTGTATTGGCGTTGGGGATATCTACCCCGGTTTCAATGATCGTTGTAGTGATCAGCACATCGTATTGTCCTTCGATAAAATCAAACAATGTGTTTTCCAGCTGGATCTCAGTCATCTGTCCATGAGCAAAACCGATGCGCGCATCCGGAACCAATGCTTGGATCTCTGCGACTTTTTGTTCGATGGTAGCTACACGATTGTAAAGATAGAATACCTGACCGCCACGAGCCATTTCCCGCATGATCGCTTCCCGGATCGCTCCTGGATTGGTCTCCATCACGTATGTCTGGATAGGATAACGATTTTCCGGCGGTGTTTCGATAACCGACAGATCCCGTACCCCCAGCATAGACATGTGCAATGTTCGAGGAATCGGTGTTGCCGTCAACGTCAGTACATCTACTTGCGAGCGCAGTTGTTTCAAGCGTTCTTTATGTTTCACGCCAAAACGCTGCTCTTCGTCGATCACCAACAATCCCAGATCCGCAAATTGTACATCTTGAGAAAGCAAGCGATGCGTACCTACTACGATATCCACTTGTCCCGTACGTAATTGTTCAATGGTTTCATTTTGCTGTTTCTTTGTCCGAAAACGGCTCAATAGACCGATATTTACAGGAAATCCTTCAAAACGATCCATCATTGTTTCATAGTGCTGTTGCGCCAAGATCGTAGTCGGTACTAAGAAAGCCACTTGTTTGCTTTCTTTGATTGCTTTGAATGCCGCCCGCAGAGCCACTTCCGTCTTACCGAAGCCCACATCTCCTACTAGCAAACGATCCATCGGCTTGGCTTTTTCCATATCATGCTTGATCTCCGCTGTACTTCGCAGTTGATCGTCTGTTTCTGTATAAGGAAAAGCATCTTCAAATTCTTTTTGATAGGCGTCATCCGGCGCAAAGGCATAGCCTTTTTCCGATTCCCGTTTGGCATAAAGCAAGATCAGGTCATCCGCGATGTCTTCGATCTTACTGGAGACTTTCCGCTTGGTCTTGCTCCATTCGCTGCCGCCTAATTTATTGATCTTAGGAGTTTTCGATTCCGAAGCAACATATTTTTGGATCAGATTAAGCTGGGTCACAGGAATAAACAATTTGTCTTCGTTTTGATACAAGATCGTCAGATAATCTTGGTGAACACCATCGACTTCTAGCGTCTGCATCCCGATAAATTTCCCGATCCCGTGATTGGCATGGACGACAAAATCTCCCGGTTTCAATTCATTGTAGCTTTTCAGCCGTTCCGCATTAGAGATCGTTTGGCGCCGTGCTCGTTTTTTCTTGACCTTTTGGAAGATCTCTTTTTCCGTAACGACTACTAATCGGTCTTGAGGCAATTCAAAGCCGCTTTGCAGCGCACCTTGAATGATCTGGGTCCGCCCGGAAATGATTTTTTCCGAAGCGGTTTGGACCGCATAGATCTCATGGTCGCGAAAATCATTTTCCATTTTTTGCGCCCGTTCAGCGTCAGCAACAACGAAAACTACTGTCTGCTGCTGTTTTTCCCACCGATCGATCTCGGCTTTCAATAATCCTAATTGACTGAAAAACTGCTGCATCGGACGATATTGAAAGTTATGGATCGCTTGGAAGCGCAGATTTCCCATCCCTTTTTGGAACAAGGCAAAAAAGCTGGCGTTAAAGTGTTCTTTTTTGAAAAATGGATAGACTTCCACGCCAAAATGCTGATCTGAAAAGACTCGCAGCTCTTCGATCCTTTGAGTCTGCCATTCTGCTTCTTCTCGTTCGATCTCACGGTTCGTATCCATGATCCGGGCATAGTCATCAACAAACAACAAACTGTCCGACAAGAAATAATCGGCGATGGTATGATCTTTTTGGAACAAGAGATCCGCATAATAGTTTGCATTTTCTCCCGGTATGCCTTCTTGCCAAGAAGATAGGAGCTGACCAAAATAATCCTGCAAAAATGCTTTGTCTGTCGCTTCTTTTGTAACAGCCAAGCGTTTTTGCAACGCTTCTTCCAGACGTTGGCGCCCATGTTCCATATCCGCCGGAGAAAAAACCAGTTCGGTCGTAGGCGTTACGGTCACTTCTTCTGCATTTCCCACTGACCGCTGCGTTTCCACATCAAAATAACGCATAGAATCGATCTCTACATCGAACAATTCTATACGGATCGGATATTCAGAAGTAATAGGATAGACATCGACAATACTGCCCCGGACACTGAACTCTCCGGGTTTGCCGATCATGGATTGCCGCTCGTACCCCATTGATACTAATTTTTGCGGAAGGTCTTCTAGTTCTAATTCGTCGCCTATTTGCCAAGTAAGTTGATATTGCCGCCAAGTCTCAGGATCAGGCAGCAGTTTGCGCAAACCAGCTACCGGTATGACATAGATTCCTTTTTTATGCTGACTGACCGCATTCAGTGTTTCGATGCGTTCTGCCCGGGCTTCTGGTGAAGAAAATGCCATTTCAGCAGATAAAACTTCATCTACCGGAAACAGGAAAACATCTTCTTCGATATTCCGCAGATCTTCCGTCAATTGATTGGCATAATACAGATTGGGAGTGACAAGAATGATCTGTTTTTGAAATTTACGATAAGTACTGACGATCGCCAGTGTTTTTGCCGAACCGGACAAACCGGTCAGCAACTGCCGCTTCGTCTGTTGCTGGATCAGCTGCTGCCATTC is part of the Enterococcus mediterraneensis genome and harbors:
- a CDS encoding putative polysaccharide biosynthesis protein, which translates into the protein MGQNQMKTIMQGAFILTLASFVAKLLSAVYRVPFQNLVGDEGFYVYQQVYPIYGMAMTLALSGLPQFISKYIAERSTPKAQREGLSQLYPLVLWTSLVLWGGTFFGAYIIAYLMGNMSLVPLVRVVSFAFILVPPLSFYRGYFQGNLRMVPTAVSQVAEQLLRVSVILLAAGAFHLWQMSVYQTGTIAMAGAIVGGGTAWLILRYYDRRIYGGQLDLTQFPLLGRYDSVLFRRFLVEGGLLFIYSGLLILFQLVDSFLIANSLESYGMTQQAARIAKGVYDRGQPLVQLGLVAATALSSTFLPALTNYLHQRNQQLFLRSAKIYLRLTASIALAATAGLILLLPYINFALFKDFAGNDTLVLFVFSVFLMAMIQAYQSIAQSQNRFRSSIRGAGIGLLVKIFATWILTRWWGTVGASLATLLGLAVILRFLVRKEVSAINAFWRERKFGRTLLFCIGIMICSILVYYSGITLLFGVIQHRLSALLTSVGGVAVGIIFFISSAIRLRLFTIREWLLLPFGKKILRFKRR
- the mfd gene encoding transcription-repair coupling factor, with product MNLVEAVSQTPLIKEWQQLIQQQTKRQLLTGLSGSAKTLAIVSTYRKFQKQIILVTPNLYYANQLTEDLRNIEEDVFLFPVDEVLSAEMAFSSPEARAERIETLNAVSQHKKGIYVIPVAGLRKLLPDPETWRQYQLTWQIGDELELEDLPQKLVSMGYERQSMIGKPGEFSVRGSIVDVYPITSEYPIRIELFDVEIDSMRYFDVETQRSVGNAEEVTVTPTTELVFSPADMEHGRQRLEEALQKRLAVTKEATDKAFLQDYFGQLLSSWQEGIPGENANYYADLLFQKDHTIADYFLSDSLLFVDDYARIMDTNREIEREEAEWQTQRIEELRVFSDQHFGVEVYPFFKKEHFNASFFALFQKGMGNLRFQAIHNFQYRPMQQFFSQLGLLKAEIDRWEKQQQTVVFVVADAERAQKMENDFRDHEIYAVQTASEKIISGRTQIIQGALQSGFELPQDRLVVVTEKEIFQKVKKKRARRQTISNAERLKSYNELKPGDFVVHANHGIGKFIGMQTLEVDGVHQDYLTILYQNEDKLFIPVTQLNLIQKYVASESKTPKINKLGGSEWSKTKRKVSSKIEDIADDLILLYAKRESEKGYAFAPDDAYQKEFEDAFPYTETDDQLRSTAEIKHDMEKAKPMDRLLVGDVGFGKTEVALRAAFKAIKESKQVAFLVPTTILAQQHYETMMDRFEGFPVNIGLLSRFRTKKQQNETIEQLRTGQVDIVVGTHRLLSQDVQFADLGLLVIDEEQRFGVKHKERLKQLRSQVDVLTLTATPIPRTLHMSMLGVRDLSVIETPPENRYPIQTYVMETNPGAIREAIMREMARGGQVFYLYNRVATIEQKVAEIQALVPDARIGFAHGQMTEIQLENTLFDFIEGQYDVLITTTIIETGVDIPNANTLFVENADYMGLSTLYQLRGRVGRSNRVAYAYFMYEPQKVLNEVSEKRLQAIKDFTELGSGFKIAMRDLSIRGAGNLLGAQQHGFIDAVGFDMYSQMLSEAVARKQGKNTQTEKTSVEIDLGIDAYLPGSYIEDERQKIEIYKRIRELETEEMLDEIQDDLLDRFGEYPDEVAHLLTVGQIKMDGDRALLESIRKIDQKIRFVLSKVGTKTYSVEQIFEALSATKLKAGMGVEKEKMQITLTLPKNMSEIVWLQEVQNFVKALRAEKYKTKK